The Elaeis guineensis isolate ETL-2024a chromosome 5, EG11, whole genome shotgun sequence DNA segment ATCTACTGATTTGGCCCATGGGATTTCAAAGTCATCTCATTCTCAATTCACACTAATCACATGGCCAAGCTGGTAAGGCAACCAGAAAGCCCCTTAAAAATGCAGATGATAGATACATTAGGAAGGCCACTACATTCTAAATTCCCCCACTCCTACCAAATGTTGCAATTCCATATAAActgcaaagaagaagaaaaccaACCTGGATGAAGTCGTGAAGGGTGATAATGTTGGGGCAGTTGATCTTTTGGAGGAAGAAGACATTGGAGAGGAGGCTGTCCTGGAGCTTCTTGTCCATGTGCTGCATGACAATCCCCATGATGGCCACCTCCGTCCCCCACACCCAATGCCGTCCCAACCACACCTCCAAAAACACCCCCAACCTGATCCACCAACTGATCATGTAGTTCCCCACCAGctgacctcctcctcctcctcctaccaTGCTGCTGGGCCTTGCCATCGACCCTTTTTCTCTGTCTATTGTTTTTTaaccaaagaagaaaaagaacccTAGACCAGAGAAGACAAGACAAGGAGGACAGATGGAccaacagaaagaaagaaaacaacaAAGAAGATATCTGCATCCCCTCCACTGCCTCCGGTTCCATAACCAGTTCCACAAAAGCATCCTATATCTGCAACAAAGAAGATATCTGCATCCCCTCCACTGCCTCCGGTTCCATAACCAGTTCCACAAAAGCATCTGACATAGGAATAGTGGAGCAGAGTAATCGGGATGGAATGTTGAACACCAGATGCAAGGCTTCTGAGACATCTCCAATCTCCATTCAATCCACGCAAGCTAAAAGCTAAAACTGCCTTCCATCACAAGAAGAATGTTTGTCAGATGAGAGCATGATCATCTATCACAGGATTATTGGCTAGGATTGGTTCCAATgaactatatcattttaaatcCCAAGAAAAATGAGATTCCCAAAATAGAATTTTACAGAGTTGTCATCACAGATGCGGCAGAAGGCACAAGGAGAAAGAAAATCATCATCCTTAATGCAAAACGATGAAAATGAGTGAAAGTGTATCCTAGAAGAAAGCAATCAAGGAACTGATAGGCAGGATTGGCTCATCAATTTCTCATGAAGGCAACCAAGATAACATTTTATGGAATTGAACCTAGTCATAACATAGATACATATTATAATTTCAATTAGTTTACTAGTACACGTATAAATTAAACTAGCCATAACACAACTAATGGTTTTAAGCCAATCTACTATCTCCAAAACTCCATGCGTAAGAAGGACTTGTACTGAAGAACTTAGATAATCCGATATGACAATCTTACTCATGAAGAATCAAATCCAACTGAGAGTTATAGACAAGCTAATTTTGAGTTCTTTGATAATAAAATTAACCTTGATCTCCAGCATCCATCCATTCCATCAGTTATAACAAAGCGTGGTTGTGGGCACTACCATGTGACTTTTCTGACTAATCCTAGAAACCACAACTGATAATCCCCCACGCATGTTAGCTGATATTAATCCACCCAGTTGCACTCCTGGAACCAATCATATAGATAATGGTCCCCGTATATTATTCCCATGATTGTAAGTTAAGTATCATAAATTCAGTTAAGATACATGCAATTATGCATGATATTGGTCATAAATTTTGCATATAAAGTTACCTTGAATGTCCAGACACAACCATCTCATGATGAGTCTTATCGTCAAAGACCAAATATAAGTCCCCCGAAGTTGGAGATACTTTATTAGGAATTGGATCTATAACCAGTAATAAAAAGATAAGGGCATATAACAGATTTTAAATCTACACTTACTGAAAATAGGAACTCAGCTTTCCTAGTACAataacatggttaactcttttcCCTGTTTTCTCATGAGTCGATCAACAATCTTAATGAATCTCTGGAGCATATTTTTCCACCATTTGTAATCTACCATATGTTAAaacaaatttaaattattccaactcTCTTTTGAATCTTTCCATCAATGTCCACACAGATAACTATTCCAAGGTTGACCTTCATATTATAGAATTCAGTAGACTCTTAGAATTTTGATCATATTTTTCCTTCCCCAACCTATACTATGACTTCATAGTTGGTTTTGTAACAAACTATCATAATTATTATTGCAATTTTAAATATCAAGCTTACTTTTACTAAAGCTATCATGACTTATGAATAAAAAGACACATCGTCACAATTTATTATTGATCCTAATATTAGTTATGCAACAAAACATACAAAGATCTCCACTATTTGATATTGATCAGGAAAATAGTATTAGATGTCTCAGCACAACAAAAAAGAATAAGTAAACAAGCATAGACTGTGACCGCATATTTATAAGTCtattaagtctatggtcataacCTAGGGAAGCTATTCCACCAATACTAGGTTTCAACGCTTGAAAAATGATAGCCAATTTAAGTTAACATTGATAAGATAATATAATAAACCCTTGACTTTACAACCTATAGTAGATTCATTTCAAGCAATAAATTATCAATCATGTAGAACAGCACAAAAGATTGTTAGAATTTTAAGGACATCCAAATTAGATCATAAAGTTATAATATGTTTTCTGGAAAATCTATGACTAAACAAAAATACATTAGTACGCACCACTTAGTTGCATCAAATTTCCTCCCAAACCAACCTCAGGAATACCAACATCTAACTGCTTCAGCCAAACATTGTTAAAATAATGATTCAATTCTACAAATTTCATCTGTATGGGAAAAAGTTTGATGCACAACAATTGCAAACTTCATGATGCAGACCGAGCCCAACCTATGTCCACAACCGGATTCCAGATCTATTAACGAAGGTAGCACAGGTCACCACCCGAATCCACTATCTGGATCTgaagattttttcaaatttattctgAATTTTCTGTTTAGAAAGATTTTATCATCTTCCTTTTCTATTTAAAAAGATTttatcatttctttctttttctatttaggaagattttATGCTATCATCTTCcttttagaaaaagattttttttagtcatctttctttttttttttttgcttagaaAGATTTCAACAAATTTCTTTTTCAGTTTaggagaatct contains these protein-coding regions:
- the LOC109505810 gene encoding serine/threonine-protein kinase ATG1b-like, producing the protein MARPSSMVGGGGGGQLVGNYMISWWIRLGVFLEVWLGRHWVWGTEVAIMGIVMQHMDKKLQDSLLSNVFFLQKINCPNIITLHDFIQGCFYLSSNTCYQIINGLECVVEASPLARYIPPVAMAFTSIFGRPASNLEFHDQSQY